A section of the Candidatus Thermodiscus eudorianus genome encodes:
- a CDS encoding aspartyl/glutamyl-tRNA amidotransferase subunit C, with protein MEDCSSILEQLSKLARIKLSEEDCSSIDSIRSFFARLSKARELAGSVEPLYHVWEVESRLREGEGYGQVNVEELGVTLEEGYVKLPWRGKA; from the coding sequence GTGGAGGATTGTAGTTCGATCCTAGAACAGCTCTCCAAACTCGCCCGCATCAAACTCTCAGAAGAAGACTGCAGCTCCATAGACTCTATAAGGAGCTTCTTCGCGAGGCTATCAAAAGCAAGGGAACTCGCCGGGAGCGTTGAACCTCTATACCACGTCTGGGAAGTGGAATCCAGGCTCAGGGAGGGGGAAGGATACGGGCAGGTCAATGTAGAGGAGCTGGGGGTCACGCTAGAGGAGGGCTACGTAAAACTCCCTTGGAGGGGTAAGGCTTGA